One genomic segment of Effusibacillus lacus includes these proteins:
- a CDS encoding cell division protein FtsZ, translated as MAMVNPVRIFKIKQELSERDRILMPMMGRDDICFFRFVGGNSGETERLMEQLYRLKSRDVLLVGIFRFPFRFEGKKRLQKAISQYYQMKELCDAITYLHSDGMMEILTPGTTIQEANLVFELLEEAPIRAIEEMIQVTGEMNIDVKDIQTFLRNGRGPVYIRTFEGDSFDEPLKYAISTPYLPQDYTEGKQMIINIGCTKDVDMVSFQQINLRLNDLFHKTDLFKLGTYLMDEPGPRFKITLIVNGMKDPFPQPEKMKKLITQRLWFKKKWELLTAATQKTGQLLSKKTQKQEAERKTMDERNEGHTTGTTA; from the coding sequence ATGGCCATGGTCAATCCGGTTCGAATCTTCAAAATCAAGCAGGAATTATCGGAAAGAGATCGAATCCTCATGCCGATGATGGGGCGGGATGACATTTGCTTTTTCCGTTTTGTGGGCGGCAATTCCGGTGAAACAGAGAGATTGATGGAGCAACTGTACCGGTTAAAGTCAAGGGATGTACTCCTGGTGGGCATCTTCCGGTTTCCCTTTCGGTTTGAAGGAAAGAAGCGCCTGCAGAAAGCGATCAGCCAATATTACCAGATGAAAGAACTGTGTGACGCCATTACCTATCTCCACAGTGACGGAATGATGGAGATTCTTACCCCCGGCACCACCATCCAGGAAGCGAACCTGGTATTCGAACTTCTTGAGGAAGCCCCCATCCGCGCTATTGAGGAAATGATCCAGGTCACAGGTGAGATGAACATCGACGTCAAGGACATCCAAACTTTTTTGCGAAATGGCAGGGGGCCTGTTTACATCCGGACCTTTGAAGGGGATTCATTCGACGAACCTTTGAAATATGCCATTTCCACCCCCTATCTTCCACAGGATTACACGGAAGGAAAGCAAATGATCATCAACATTGGCTGCACCAAGGACGTCGACATGGTGTCCTTCCAGCAGATCAACCTGCGGTTGAATGATCTGTTCCATAAAACTGATTTGTTCAAGTTGGGAACCTATCTGATGGACGAGCCCGGTCCCCGCTTCAAGATCACTCTGATTGTCAACGGAATGAAAGATCCGTTCCCGCAACCGGAAAAAATGAAAAAGCTCATCACGCAACGTCTGTGGTTTAAGAAGAAGTGGGAACTTCTGACCGCGGCCACCCAGAAAACAGGCCAACTGCTGTCCAAGAAAACGCAGAAACAGGAAGCAGAACGCAAAACGATGGATGAAAGAAACGAGGGGCATACTACTGGAACTACTGCATAA
- a CDS encoding DODA-type extradiol aromatic ring-opening family dioxygenase translates to MVPSLFLAHGSPMLAIETNEYTHFLANLGQRIKPKAIVIFTAHWETEVLTISSRDDVYETIYDFYGFPDELYTVKYPAKGSTQIASILEERFENQGINVKKDSVRGLDHGSWTLLSRMYPEADIPVIQISVNPYLSANEQFKMGQSLQGLGKEDILVIGSGVTVHNLRIIKWGQTTPEPWAVEFDDWLIDKIQNRDLDSIFQYEKLAPHARMAVPRPEHFVPLLIAMGSGDSQTKAKVIHRSYEAGTLSYLCFEL, encoded by the coding sequence ATGGTTCCATCTTTATTTTTGGCGCATGGGTCCCCTATGCTAGCCATTGAAACCAATGAATACACTCATTTTCTTGCAAATCTTGGCCAACGAATAAAACCAAAAGCCATCGTCATTTTTACTGCTCATTGGGAAACTGAAGTCCTTACAATTTCTTCGAGGGACGATGTATATGAAACGATTTATGATTTCTATGGCTTTCCGGACGAACTGTATACCGTCAAATATCCGGCAAAGGGATCAACGCAAATCGCTTCGATTCTGGAAGAAAGATTTGAAAACCAGGGAATTAACGTGAAAAAGGATTCAGTCAGAGGTTTGGATCATGGTTCTTGGACTCTTTTATCTCGCATGTATCCGGAAGCAGATATTCCAGTGATTCAGATTTCGGTCAATCCTTATCTTTCCGCAAACGAACAATTTAAAATGGGTCAATCCCTTCAAGGTCTTGGTAAGGAAGATATTTTAGTCATCGGCAGCGGGGTGACGGTTCATAATTTACGAATCATCAAATGGGGACAAACCACTCCGGAACCATGGGCTGTAGAATTTGATGATTGGTTGATTGACAAGATCCAAAACAGGGACTTGGATTCGATCTTCCAATATGAAAAATTGGCGCCCCATGCTCGAATGGCAGTACCAAGACCGGAGCACTTTGTTCCACTCTTGATTGCCATGGGAAGTGGCGATTCGCAAACAAAAGCGAAAGTTATTCATCGAAGTTATGAAGCTGGAACATTGAGCTATCTTTGTTTTGAGCTTTAA
- a CDS encoding DMT family transporter: MGHFLVFLSATGFGLLTIFASFAYESGVSVATLLFLRFAFASVIFFAYLFLRIKKWSMTRKQLLSLVFLGCVLYTLQSSFYFLSVKYISTALAALLLYLYPVFVAVLSFFVNKERLSVPLVLSIVISLFGMVLVLGSPGGNSNIIGVLLALGAAVVYSFYIVIGNRVALKVPPIITSAFIALFASVSFFIWGVFTDTLNFEFEASGWLPILSIAIFSTVVSMFCFFAGMNLTGPTKASILSMIEPVVTSVFSILLLQEKMTYPQIFGGLIVLTGAILVVVAREKAKNAETGENSPVRAES; encoded by the coding sequence ATGGGGCATTTTTTGGTGTTCTTGTCGGCGACAGGATTCGGCCTATTGACTATCTTTGCGTCGTTTGCATATGAAAGCGGTGTAAGTGTAGCCACTCTTCTGTTTCTGCGTTTTGCATTCGCTTCCGTTATTTTCTTTGCCTATTTGTTTCTGAGAATCAAGAAATGGAGCATGACCAGAAAACAATTGCTGTCTCTGGTGTTCTTGGGATGCGTGCTTTACACTTTACAGTCCTCATTCTATTTCTTATCGGTCAAGTACATATCCACTGCTTTAGCCGCTTTGTTGCTTTACTTGTATCCTGTATTTGTTGCCGTTCTCTCTTTTTTTGTCAACAAAGAGAGGTTATCAGTGCCATTGGTGCTGTCCATAGTAATTTCGCTGTTTGGGATGGTGCTTGTACTCGGTTCTCCCGGCGGAAACAGTAATATAATTGGCGTTTTGTTAGCTCTTGGCGCTGCCGTTGTGTATTCGTTTTATATTGTGATTGGAAATCGGGTAGCGTTAAAGGTTCCTCCCATCATAACCAGCGCTTTTATCGCTTTATTTGCATCCGTGTCTTTTTTCATCTGGGGAGTATTTACAGATACGCTGAATTTTGAATTTGAAGCAAGCGGATGGCTGCCCATTCTGAGTATTGCGATATTTTCAACAGTGGTTTCCATGTTCTGTTTTTTTGCCGGAATGAATCTGACGGGCCCTACGAAAGCATCGATCCTAAGCATGATCGAACCTGTAGTTACCAGCGTTTTTTCCATTCTGCTGCTTCAGGAAAAAATGACATATCCCCAGATCTTTGGCGGGTTGATCGTTTTAACGGGAGCTATTCTGGTTGTTGTGGCCAGGGAAAAAGCCAAAAACGCAGAAACTGGGGAAAATTCACCCGTGAGAGCTGAATCCTGA
- a CDS encoding quinone oxidoreductase family protein codes for MKAIRFHQYGKSDVLTLEDIDKPVPRANEVLIEVKACGINYADIARRYGRYVVPTPLPFVPGVEIAGIVREVGEGVDEKWVGQPVITLLHKGGGYAEYAVAHTNGLIPIPSGLDYTQAVAIPLQGLTAYHVLKTSGQLQPGESVLVHAAAGGVGLLSVQLAKKFGAGLVIGTASTAEKRDLAKQAGADITIDYTLPDWPQEVLEATGGKGADVILEIAGGDMIQQNLKCLADYGRMVVFGAASGERGTLVPVQLMGKNQTVTGFFLGKLMEQPDRFLQSLKELLTWAATGQVKFLIGGVYPLAEAGLVQDLMEGRQTIGKLVLVP; via the coding sequence ATGAAAGCGATCCGTTTTCACCAGTATGGCAAGTCTGATGTGCTTACTCTGGAAGATATCGACAAGCCGGTGCCGCGTGCCAATGAAGTATTGATTGAAGTGAAAGCTTGCGGCATCAACTATGCGGATATTGCCCGCCGTTACGGGCGGTACGTGGTGCCGACCCCGCTTCCGTTTGTGCCCGGTGTCGAGATTGCAGGAATTGTCCGGGAAGTGGGTGAAGGTGTCGATGAAAAATGGGTGGGTCAGCCGGTCATTACCCTGCTGCATAAAGGAGGCGGCTATGCGGAATATGCGGTTGCGCACACCAACGGACTGATTCCCATTCCCTCCGGACTTGACTATACTCAAGCGGTGGCGATCCCGCTTCAAGGATTAACCGCCTATCATGTGCTGAAGACATCCGGCCAACTTCAGCCGGGAGAATCGGTGCTGGTACATGCGGCGGCAGGGGGCGTAGGCCTGTTGTCCGTACAACTGGCCAAGAAATTCGGTGCCGGATTGGTCATCGGGACGGCCAGTACAGCGGAAAAAAGGGATCTGGCAAAGCAAGCGGGTGCGGATATCACCATCGATTATACGCTGCCGGATTGGCCGCAGGAGGTGCTTGAGGCGACTGGCGGCAAAGGGGCGGATGTGATCCTGGAGATCGCAGGCGGTGATATGATCCAGCAGAATCTGAAGTGTCTTGCCGATTACGGACGGATGGTGGTTTTTGGCGCTGCCAGCGGAGAGCGCGGCACTTTGGTTCCTGTTCAGCTGATGGGCAAGAACCAGACGGTAACCGGATTTTTCCTCGGAAAGTTGATGGAACAACCGGATCGGTTCCTGCAAAGCCTGAAAGAATTGCTGACCTGGGCTGCCACCGGCCAGGTCAAGTTCCTCATCGGCGGCGTGTATCCATTGGCGGAAGCAGGTCTTGTTCAAGACCTGATGGAAGGCAGACAAACGATCGGCAAACTCGTACTGGTTCCGTGA
- the rmuC gene encoding DNA recombination protein RmuC has translation MTEILLVASVALNVIVLLVLFLRKQSTNLLDPLQNQLVLLEKSQEKLEKALRDEIAKNREESVVTAKLGREEMANSITALAQSLLTNMSEMSTQQKNLLDSFSKQLNDLTQMNEQKLEKVRETVERKLTLLQEDNNKKLEQMRQTVDEKLNETLEKRLGESFKLVSERLELVHKGLGEMQTLAAGVGDLKKVLTNVKTRGTLGEIQLENLLEQILSPEQYEKNVATRKGSTERVEFAIRLPGKEDSQKHVLLPIDSKFPLEDYQKLLDAQEAGDLQAAHDAAKLLETKIKQEAKTIQEKYINPPDTTDFAIMFLPIEGLFAEVLRRSGLWETLQRDYRVIITGPTTITALLNSLQMGFRTLAIQKRSSEVWQLLGAVKTEFVRFGDILDKTQKKLQEASNTIETASKKSRTIERKLRSVEELPAGEASLLLEDLELTVPE, from the coding sequence ATGACGGAAATCTTGCTGGTTGCATCTGTGGCGCTAAATGTGATTGTGCTTTTGGTTCTGTTCCTGCGAAAGCAGTCGACCAACCTGTTGGATCCATTGCAAAACCAGTTGGTGCTGCTGGAAAAATCACAGGAAAAATTGGAAAAGGCTTTGCGCGACGAGATTGCCAAGAATCGGGAAGAGTCTGTCGTAACCGCCAAACTTGGCCGGGAAGAAATGGCCAATTCCATTACCGCCTTGGCTCAATCGCTGCTTACCAATATGAGCGAAATGTCCACTCAACAAAAGAACCTGCTGGACAGCTTCTCCAAGCAATTGAACGATCTGACGCAAATGAACGAACAGAAGCTGGAGAAAGTGCGGGAAACGGTCGAACGGAAGCTTACCCTGCTGCAGGAGGACAACAACAAGAAACTGGAGCAGATGCGGCAGACCGTTGACGAGAAACTGAACGAAACACTGGAAAAGCGTCTGGGTGAGTCCTTCAAACTGGTAAGCGAGCGGCTGGAATTGGTACATAAGGGCCTTGGGGAGATGCAAACCCTGGCAGCCGGAGTGGGTGACCTGAAGAAAGTGCTGACCAACGTCAAGACAAGAGGGACGCTTGGGGAAATCCAACTGGAGAACCTGCTGGAGCAGATCCTGAGCCCGGAGCAATACGAGAAAAACGTGGCGACCAGGAAAGGCAGCACGGAACGGGTGGAGTTTGCCATCAGACTCCCCGGCAAGGAAGACAGCCAGAAACATGTGCTGCTCCCCATTGACTCCAAGTTCCCGCTGGAAGATTATCAGAAGCTGTTGGATGCCCAAGAAGCCGGAGACCTGCAGGCGGCCCATGATGCAGCCAAATTGCTGGAAACAAAAATCAAGCAGGAAGCCAAGACCATTCAGGAGAAATACATCAATCCGCCCGACACCACTGATTTCGCCATTATGTTCCTGCCGATCGAGGGATTGTTTGCCGAAGTGCTCAGGCGTTCCGGACTGTGGGAAACTTTGCAGAGGGATTATCGTGTGATCATAACAGGACCCACCACCATCACAGCCTTGTTGAACAGCTTGCAAATGGGCTTCCGAACGCTCGCGATCCAGAAGCGATCGAGCGAAGTATGGCAGTTGTTGGGGGCAGTCAAAACCGAATTCGTCAGATTTGGCGACATTCTCGACAAGACCCAGAAGAAGCTGCAGGAAGCCAGCAACACCATCGAGACGGCCAGCAAGAAATCGCGCACGATCGAGCGGAAGCTCAGATCGGTGGAGGAACTGCCTGCCGGAGAAGCCAGTCTGCTGTTGGAAGATCTGGAATTGACGGTACCGGAATAA
- a CDS encoding EamA family transporter, translating to MQTTVAESQLISRYKGLAMAFLGASLWGLSGTAAQYLFQHEGIRPGWLVTIRLIIAGVLLLALGLAQVNRDNVWSVWKSRQDRIQLMIFGLLGMLGVQYTYFAAIEAGNAATATLLQFLGPVFITLYLALRFRRIPGLLEFLALGLALLGTFLLVTNGSTEELSISGAAVAWGLGAAVTAAFYTLYPVNLLRKWGSLTIVGWGMAIGGIGLSLVNPPWQMDGLQLTSLSWSLIGFVILFGTLIPFYLVLESLRYISPAEAGMLNSAEPLAAVLASVLWLSLSLGLFEAIGGVCIIFTVLLLAMESKKKEKRLLGKEPPVTSKSLEG from the coding sequence ATGCAGACCACTGTAGCGGAATCGCAGTTGATTTCCAGATACAAAGGATTGGCAATGGCTTTTCTGGGGGCCTCGTTGTGGGGACTTTCCGGAACGGCAGCACAATATCTGTTCCAACACGAAGGCATACGCCCGGGGTGGTTGGTGACAATTCGATTGATTATAGCCGGTGTGCTGCTACTCGCCCTGGGGTTGGCCCAAGTCAACAGGGATAACGTCTGGTCCGTATGGAAGAGCCGGCAGGACCGGATTCAGCTTATGATTTTTGGCCTTCTCGGGATGCTTGGGGTGCAATACACCTACTTTGCCGCGATTGAAGCCGGGAATGCTGCCACTGCCACGCTCCTGCAGTTTCTGGGACCCGTATTCATAACACTTTATCTGGCGCTCCGTTTCCGCCGGATTCCGGGGCTGCTTGAATTCCTTGCCTTGGGGCTGGCGCTTCTTGGGACCTTCTTGCTGGTGACAAACGGTTCCACGGAGGAACTTTCCATATCGGGAGCTGCTGTTGCCTGGGGACTTGGGGCTGCTGTAACAGCCGCTTTTTACACCTTATATCCTGTCAATCTGTTGAGAAAATGGGGTTCCCTGACAATTGTCGGGTGGGGAATGGCAATCGGCGGCATTGGGTTGTCACTGGTTAATCCGCCCTGGCAGATGGATGGCTTGCAATTGACCAGCCTTTCCTGGTCGTTGATTGGCTTCGTTATTCTGTTTGGAACTTTGATTCCCTTTTACCTGGTGCTTGAAAGTTTGCGTTATATATCCCCGGCGGAAGCGGGAATGCTGAACTCCGCCGAACCGCTTGCGGCGGTCCTTGCATCAGTTCTTTGGCTCAGCCTGTCTCTGGGTCTGTTTGAAGCCATCGGCGGGGTGTGCATTATCTTTACCGTGCTATTGCTGGCAATGGAGTCCAAAAAGAAGGAAAAGCGGCTCCTTGGAAAAGAGCCGCCCGTTACGAGTAAAAGCTTGGAGGGGTGA
- a CDS encoding methyl-accepting chemotaxis protein: MKFTIGKKLIGGFLTVAAILGITSGITYYSIKKVDTSYSELLERRASVLVQAKDIQVNAVQQNASLRGYLLTQDQNTLKNLQNANAKLNDLVNKTISMVNSTEQKEELEKLGALNQEYKKKSDQILELMQTNQAEANKLANTEVAQLGRDMGTQADAIADRQQKLMDEGRQANTDLVHSVTITVLVISVVGLVLAILIGFFISRMISKPMVAMAGIAELIASGDLTADEIKVKNRDEIGDLANSFNQMARNLRNLIRQVGSSAEQVAAASEELTASAEQTSKATEQIASTIQEVAVGSEKQVRSVDESAKAINEMSVGVQQIAANAQNVSSTAIQASEIASEGNQAIQTVVRQMNSISSTVNGLADAVKGLGERSQEIGQIVEVITSIAAQTNLLALNAAIEAARAGEHGRGFAVVADEVRKLAEQSAQSAQQIADLITSIQGETNNAVQTMETATKEVADGIKVVTTAGESFKEIQRFVNEVASQIEEVSASSQQMSAGTEQVVNSINVITEAAETAAAGTQNVSAAAEEQLASMEEITASASALSKMAEELQTLVGKFKV, translated from the coding sequence ATGAAATTTACAATCGGCAAAAAATTGATTGGAGGATTCTTGACAGTTGCCGCTATTCTCGGAATTACAAGCGGTATCACCTACTACTCCATCAAAAAAGTGGACACTTCCTATTCGGAGCTTCTTGAGCGGCGTGCATCTGTCCTGGTTCAAGCAAAAGACATCCAGGTGAATGCTGTTCAACAGAATGCCAGTCTGCGTGGCTATCTTTTGACACAAGATCAAAATACATTAAAAAATTTACAAAACGCCAATGCCAAGCTAAATGACTTAGTGAACAAAACAATCAGTATGGTCAACAGTACCGAACAAAAGGAAGAGCTAGAAAAGCTAGGCGCTTTGAATCAAGAGTACAAGAAAAAGTCCGATCAGATCCTCGAATTGATGCAAACCAACCAAGCCGAAGCTAATAAACTGGCAAACACGGAAGTCGCCCAGTTGGGAAGAGACATGGGAACTCAGGCTGATGCGATTGCCGATCGCCAGCAGAAACTAATGGATGAAGGCAGACAGGCTAACACCGATCTGGTGCATTCCGTTACAATAACTGTTCTTGTCATCAGTGTAGTCGGGTTGGTTCTGGCAATCCTGATCGGATTCTTCATCTCCCGAATGATCTCCAAACCGATGGTTGCCATGGCAGGAATTGCCGAACTAATCGCATCCGGTGATTTGACCGCGGATGAGATCAAAGTCAAAAACCGGGATGAAATTGGTGATCTGGCCAATTCCTTTAATCAAATGGCAAGAAATCTCCGAAATTTGATCCGTCAAGTCGGGTCCAGTGCGGAACAGGTTGCTGCAGCATCAGAAGAGTTGACTGCCAGCGCCGAACAAACCAGCAAGGCAACCGAGCAAATTGCCTCCACTATTCAAGAAGTAGCGGTGGGTTCCGAGAAGCAAGTCCGCAGTGTAGACGAGAGTGCGAAAGCGATAAACGAGATGTCGGTTGGCGTGCAGCAGATTGCGGCAAATGCCCAAAATGTCTCTTCCACTGCCATTCAGGCTTCCGAAATCGCATCGGAAGGCAATCAAGCGATTCAGACAGTTGTCCGGCAAATGAATTCCATTAGCAGTACAGTCAATGGATTGGCAGATGCGGTGAAAGGGCTGGGTGAACGTTCCCAGGAAATCGGACAGATTGTGGAAGTGATTACTAGCATTGCCGCACAAACCAATCTGTTAGCCTTGAATGCAGCGATCGAAGCCGCAAGGGCTGGCGAACACGGACGTGGATTTGCTGTCGTAGCGGATGAAGTTCGTAAATTGGCTGAGCAATCGGCTCAATCTGCACAACAAATTGCGGATTTGATTACCAGTATCCAGGGTGAAACGAATAATGCTGTTCAAACCATGGAAACAGCGACTAAAGAAGTGGCTGACGGAATTAAAGTTGTAACCACAGCGGGTGAATCATTTAAAGAAATCCAGCGTTTCGTAAATGAAGTGGCAAGTCAGATTGAAGAAGTCTCAGCCTCTTCTCAACAAATGTCTGCAGGTACAGAGCAGGTTGTCAACTCCATTAATGTGATTACAGAAGCAGCGGAAACAGCGGCAGCTGGAACACAGAATGTATCGGCCGCCGCAGAAGAGCAGCTGGCATCGATGGAGGAAATCACTGCTTCCGCTTCTGCCCTGTCTAAAATGGCAGAAGAATTACAGACCCTTGTTGGAAAGTTTAAAGTATAA
- a CDS encoding PASTA domain-containing protein — translation MNNRRWIWVAILVFLTGIGAGALYTVADSPDRANQWLAQADQAFASGHYEEALSLYKKAATIKSKSPEVQRKIELTEQKLKQPQTDASTAAAPPQSTQPAATVSAKQTEVPVNKGEVPNLIGMTLPDAEKLLLSLNIRYEYYIEASDKQKNTVFKQVPEAGKPIPSGGRVTFYVSRG, via the coding sequence ATGAACAATCGACGTTGGATCTGGGTAGCAATCCTCGTATTCCTAACAGGCATAGGTGCGGGAGCGCTTTATACGGTAGCCGATAGCCCGGATCGGGCCAATCAATGGCTGGCGCAAGCTGATCAAGCATTTGCATCAGGTCATTATGAAGAAGCATTGTCACTCTATAAAAAAGCGGCCACCATCAAATCCAAAAGCCCTGAGGTCCAGAGGAAGATCGAGCTTACCGAGCAAAAGCTGAAACAACCGCAAACAGATGCGTCAACGGCTGCAGCACCTCCGCAGTCTACCCAACCTGCTGCCACAGTCTCTGCCAAACAAACCGAAGTACCTGTGAATAAAGGGGAAGTTCCAAATCTTATAGGAATGACTTTGCCGGATGCTGAAAAATTATTGCTGAGTTTAAACATTCGATACGAGTATTACATTGAGGCTTCCGACAAGCAAAAGAATACAGTCTTTAAGCAGGTTCCGGAAGCCGGGAAGCCAATTCCGTCAGGCGGGCGTGTTACCTTCTACGTTAGCAGAGGATAG
- a CDS encoding HD domain-containing protein, whose protein sequence is MEIDKLKQIFRQSFLTDKTRNENDAEHSWHLAMMAIVLSEYANQPDLDLLRVVKMLLIHDIVEIDAGDTFAYDVKGYEDKEERELQAADRLFNLLPPDQAEEIFALWREFEERKTPESSYANALDRLQPMLQNYFSEGQSWRRHNLTSDRVLERNSSIREGSETLWDFAREMIRSAVDKGYLTT, encoded by the coding sequence ATGGAGATTGATAAACTGAAGCAAATCTTTCGGCAATCGTTTCTGACGGACAAGACCCGAAACGAGAATGACGCCGAGCATTCCTGGCATTTGGCCATGATGGCCATTGTTCTTTCCGAATATGCCAATCAACCGGATCTGGATCTGCTGCGTGTGGTCAAGATGCTGCTGATCCATGACATTGTGGAAATTGATGCGGGCGACACCTTCGCCTATGATGTCAAAGGCTATGAAGACAAGGAAGAACGGGAACTGCAGGCAGCCGACCGGCTGTTTAACCTGCTGCCTCCTGACCAGGCCGAAGAAATTTTTGCTCTCTGGCGGGAATTTGAGGAGCGGAAAACACCTGAATCCAGCTACGCAAACGCTTTGGACAGACTCCAGCCCATGCTGCAGAATTACTTCAGTGAGGGTCAATCCTGGCGCAGGCATAACCTGACGAGCGACAGGGTGCTTGAGCGAAACAGCAGCATTCGGGAGGGATCCGAAACGCTTTGGGACTTCGCCCGGGAAATGATCCGCAGCGCGGTGGATAAGGGTTATTTGACAACTTGA
- a CDS encoding uracil-DNA glycosylase — MAILKNDWAQFLEPEFGKPYYLKLRRFLIEEYRTQVVYPDKYDIFNALHLTPFSSVKVVILGQDPYHGPGQAHGLSFSVKPGIQPPPSLQNIFKELQTDLGCQIPNNGYLAKWAEQGVLLLNTVLTVRKNQPNSHKGIGWEIFTDQVIRTLNERERPVVFLLWGSHAQKKSELITSSRHPILKAAHPSPFSANKGFFGCRHFSRANELLRQMGSYEIDWQIPNL; from the coding sequence TTGGCCATTTTAAAAAATGACTGGGCGCAGTTCCTGGAACCCGAGTTTGGAAAGCCCTACTATCTCAAACTGCGGCGGTTTCTGATTGAGGAGTACCGAACTCAGGTCGTTTACCCCGATAAATACGATATTTTTAACGCGTTGCACCTGACTCCTTTTTCCTCGGTTAAAGTGGTCATCCTGGGGCAGGACCCTTATCACGGACCTGGACAAGCTCACGGATTAAGTTTCTCTGTCAAACCCGGTATACAGCCGCCCCCATCCCTGCAAAACATTTTCAAGGAGCTGCAAACCGACCTCGGATGTCAGATCCCCAACAACGGGTATCTGGCCAAATGGGCTGAGCAGGGTGTACTTTTATTGAACACGGTTTTGACCGTGCGAAAGAACCAACCGAATTCGCATAAAGGCATAGGGTGGGAAATCTTTACCGACCAGGTGATACGGACGCTGAACGAACGGGAACGTCCGGTGGTCTTCCTGTTGTGGGGCAGCCACGCACAGAAAAAATCGGAACTGATCACATCGTCAAGGCACCCGATTCTGAAGGCGGCCCATCCAAGTCCTTTTTCTGCCAACAAGGGATTTTTCGGCTGCCGTCACTTTTCCCGCGCGAATGAATTGCTAAGGCAGATGGGGAGTTATGAGATTGACTGGCAGATTCCGAATCTGTAA
- a CDS encoding J-domain-containing protein has translation MDILEKIAEEKIREAIENGEFKNLPGKGKPLNLEDLSTVPEDLRMGYKIMKNAGVVPEEMQLQKEILSLHDLLNCCHDDQERELLKKKLSEKMLRFNSLMEKRKMPGTSAFRTYQSKLYDKFNR, from the coding sequence ATGGATATTCTGGAAAAGATCGCAGAAGAGAAGATCCGGGAGGCCATCGAGAACGGGGAGTTCAAGAACCTGCCGGGCAAAGGAAAACCCCTGAATCTGGAGGACCTCTCTACCGTCCCTGAAGACCTTCGCATGGGCTATAAGATTATGAAAAACGCAGGGGTGGTTCCGGAAGAAATGCAGCTGCAGAAAGAGATTCTAAGTCTTCACGATCTGTTGAACTGCTGCCATGACGATCAAGAACGAGAGCTTCTCAAAAAGAAGTTGAGTGAGAAGATGCTTCGCTTCAACAGCCTGATGGAGAAAAGAAAGATGCCCGGCACCTCTGCGTTTCGGACTTATCAAAGCAAACTCTACGACAAATTCAATAGGTGA
- a CDS encoding class I SAM-dependent methyltransferase: MDEEQQIKQKVNEQFSKNAEKYVTSDSHAKGGDLSLLVEWLQPEPHWIALDIATGGGHVAKTLSPHVAHVFSTDLTKQMLANTARHLNQSCKNIWYVLADAESLPFLDHTFDIVTCRIAPHHFPNPRKFVSEVERVLKPHGKFLLIDNVVPDKPELAEFMNTLEKLRDESHVRCLSVKEWKDLFNLSNLIEIKSLIRKKTFQFPGWVERTAGSREQIDRVKQYICDASEEIHQYFSVVIENEEIQSLQVDEWMVLSERP; this comes from the coding sequence ATGGATGAAGAGCAACAAATCAAACAAAAAGTGAATGAGCAGTTCTCAAAGAACGCCGAGAAGTATGTCACAAGTGATTCCCACGCAAAGGGCGGTGACCTGTCTTTGCTGGTAGAGTGGCTGCAACCGGAACCGCATTGGATCGCTTTGGATATCGCGACTGGTGGCGGGCATGTTGCAAAAACTTTGTCCCCTCACGTTGCTCATGTTTTTTCAACAGATTTGACCAAACAAATGTTGGCAAATACTGCCAGGCACCTGAATCAATCCTGCAAAAACATCTGGTATGTACTGGCGGATGCCGAGTCACTGCCTTTTCTGGATCATACATTCGACATCGTAACGTGCCGCATAGCTCCGCATCATTTTCCAAATCCCCGAAAATTCGTTTCGGAAGTGGAGCGGGTTCTGAAACCACACGGCAAGTTTTTACTGATCGACAATGTTGTTCCCGACAAGCCTGAACTGGCAGAATTTATGAACACCCTGGAAAAATTGAGAGATGAAAGCCATGTTCGTTGTCTTTCCGTGAAAGAATGGAAAGACTTGTTCAACTTATCCAATTTGATCGAGATCAAATCGTTGATACGAAAAAAGACCTTCCAGTTTCCCGGCTGGGTGGAACGAACCGCCGGCAGTCGGGAGCAAATTGATCGGGTCAAGCAGTATATTTGCGATGCAAGTGAGGAGATCCATCAGTATTTTTCAGTAGTTATAGAGAACGAAGAGATCCAATCCCTGCAAGTGGATGAGTGGATGGTTCTATCCGAAAGACCGTAA